From the Bacteroidia bacterium genome, the window TCAAGTTGTGCTTGTGTGGCATTTTTATTTTTCTCTGTAAGTTTCAGCAACTTGTTGGTTTCATTGATTTCATGCTGAAGGCGTTCTCTTTTTTTCTCCAGTTCGCGTTTATTACCTTGTGCCAAAACATTATTGCACACAACCAATAATAAGAATGCAGCAATAAAATAAATCCAACCGAAACGGAAAATTTTCATTGCAGCAAAATTAGGTTTAGTGCTTCCTTTAGTTCTGATGAAACAAATTAATTATTGACACATTTATGCACGACAATCAGCGTGCTTTCTTAAAGCTTTTGGGTATGTTGAATGGAAACTCCAACGTGTCTTCAACGGATACCTTTGTATATTCTATGTCAACAAGAATATTTTTTTCTGCTTTAATATTCGTTACAGAATGATAAGGAAAAAACCCTGCAGAGGTGTCTGAATAACCGGAATATTTTGTTATCAGTGATTTTTGAATTCTGCTGTCTTCAATAGCTAATTTCATAATCCTATAGTTACTTCCGTCAACATAAAAATCCTGAATGACGGGTTTGCTCGGGTCTTTCTCTTCAAGTGACCGTTTTAGTTTACGCTTACTGAGTGTACTGAGGATGTAATACTGATCTTCAAGATAAACCGAGTGAAACTTATTTCTTTTATAAACAAAAAGATTTCCTGTCAGAATACCCTGAACAATATCAAAGTCGAGGTTGCCTGCAAAAAGCAAATCGTTAATTTCTTTGTAGCCGGAAACTTTATACTCTTTATTGATTCTGTCGAGAAAACGAACCGTATCCTGTGTCAGCAATATGCGTACGGCTTCTATACCGAGTAGTGGTGAAACAGAAATCCAGATAGCACTGTCGCGGCATATACGCAATGAAACATTAAAGTTATTTTTATCACCTTCTATATTTGTATTGACTGTTGCTTTACCGCTAATCCATTTACCATAAAAAGCACTGTCAACAATATTTTTCAATAAGGTTTCTGCTGCTTGCTCTTCAAGTTTTGTTATTGGCTTAATTACAATCGGCTTTTCTGACTTCTTGGTAACCTTACAGGCATTAAACACCAACATTGGCATCAAAACACATAAAGTAATCTGAAGAAATTTACTCATACAACTTCTTATCCCTGATTTTCTGGTCTAACAGTCCCGATGCATCTCCTGATTGCTTTGCCTTTTTCCAGTATTCAAATGCTTTTTCGGATTGATTCAGCTTAAACAAAATATCACCATAATGTTCCAGAATTGTACCGCTGTTTTCACCACCATTTTCCATGGCTTTTTCAATCCACTTTTTTGCTTCATCATACTTGCCTTCCTGAAACAATATCCATCCATAGGTGTCTAAAAATGAAGATTGGTTGGGTTGAAGTTCATTACTATGTTTTGACATCTTTTCTGCCTGATCTAACTTTTCTTTTCTAACGGAAAGATAGTAGGCATAATTATTCAGCACAAAAGGTTCATTGGGATCAATTTCAAGAGCCTTATCGAACGAACTGTCAGAGGCTGAATATTCTTTTGTCTTGTTATAACAATCACCCAGGTTGGAATAAAATTGTATCAATTGCTGGTCGTTGTCAACTACCAATTTAACACCTTGGTTTAAAACAGTAACTGCTTCGGCAGGCAAGTTAAGCTGACTTTTTGCTATACCATTGAGAAGATAAAGTGAAGATTCATTAGGAAACAATCCAATTGCTTCGGCACTTGCCGTATCCATGGCACGAAAATCTTTAAGCTCAGAAAGATTAATAACATATTGTTGCCAAACATTCAGATTATCTTTTTCCAGGTCTAATGCTTTTCTGTAAAATGAAACAGCCTGTTTATAATCTTTATTCATGGTTAACAAATCACCATAAATAGCCTGTGCACGAGCCTCATCAGGATGAGTTTCTGCAAGGGTTTTACACAGCTCCATACACTGTAACATCATTGAAGAATCGCGTTGCAGCAATGGAATGTAAGAGGAGATTATTTTAACTTTTATATCTGTATCTAAGTCGCGGTTGGTAAATGCTTTTTGCAAATTTTCAAATGATTTCTCTTTATCACCTTTGTTGCGATAATAATCAGCGAGATTGAGATAAATGCGTGGTTCATTCGGATTAACAGCCTTCATTCTATCAATTACAGACAATGCTTTGTCGGGCATGTTGTTTACTGAATAGAGTTCATATAGGAGCGAGTATATATCCATACTCTCCGGATTGTTGACAATATAATTTTCAAGTACTTCAGCGGCTTTGTCAACTTTATTTTGCTTCAGATAAATTTGCTCTTTACGCAAAGTAATTTCTTTATCAGGGCCAACAATAGATTCGATTTTATCAAAGGCTTTTAAGGCATCATTCAACTTAGATGCATTTACCAATGCATAAGCCCACTGATAATAAAAATCTATTCGTTGTGGAAATTCAAGCGTAAGGTTCTGATAAATTAAGGCAGCTTCGTTCCACTGATTTGTTCTTTGATAAATTTCTGCCAGCAATTGTTTATACCATTCATTCTTTGGATTAATGCTTGATGCACTTTTTGCAAAGTTTAATGCTTCAGCATATTTTTTACGATTAGCATATAGCTGCGCCATTTCATAAAGCGAAGCATCGTTTCGCGGATCAATTTTTAAACACTCTGCAAAAAGTTCAAGTGCACGTCCTTCATTACCCAATATTTTTTCTTTATTGGCATTCACAAAGAAGTACATAAGTTTTGTTTTATTCTCTTCTGAGAGATTGGTGTCCTTGCCTGCGGAAGCTGTTTGTTGACTTGTTTTACAAGATGTGGCCAATACACCTATCAACAAAAAAACCAAAACTTTATGTACTGATAAAAACCTATTCATCTTAACTTATTATTTATGCCCGTGTTGAATAATCACCCATGCTCAAATCATCGGACTTACCTTTATAAACACAATAGTTTCCTATCATTGAATTACTGATAATGGCATCGCTGATATTGCTGTTGGTTTGAATAATACATTGTGAAATAACACTGTTCTCAATTTTTGATTTTGCGCCCACACTCACTCCGGGGCCAACTATGCTTCCAATAATTTCTGCATTATCTGCAATAAAACACGGTTTATTGATTACACTATTTGTGATTTTTGCTGAAGGTGAGATATAATTTTCCGGGTATTTTATATTGAGCATACGTCCGTTGGTATAGGTTGTAGCATCTTTATTACCACAGTCGAGCCACTCCTCTACTTTACCGGAAACCAATTTTAGTCCTTTGTTTTTCATGTTCTCCATGGCATTGGTTAACTGAAACTCTCCTTTATCTTTAATATTATTATCTATCAAATATTGAAGTTCATTCTTCAGATTTTCGCCATCTTTAAAATAGTAAATACCTATGATTGCCAAATCAGAGACAAACTGTGCAGGTTTCTCAACAAAGTCTGTTATGATATTTTCGGAATTAACTTTAACAACACCAAACTGACGTGGGTCTTCTATCTGTTTGACCCAGATGGCACCATCTTTCTCAGAATCAATTTTGGCATTACTTTTAAAAAGAGTATCGGCAAAGGCAACAACAACTTTTCCTTTCAGTGAAGAATGCGCACATAAAATAGCATGGGCAGTTCCTAAGGGTTCGTCCTGATAGTGTATTGTTCCCTTAGCACCTAATGATGCGGCAATATCTGTCAGCGTTTTTTCTACCTGACTACCAAAACGACCTACAACGAATGCAATTTCATCAACCTTTTCGGGGCAAACGGAAATAATGTCTTCCATAAGATGTTGAACAATAGGTTTTCCGGCAACAGGAATAAGCGGTTTAGGTACTGTTAAAGTGTGAGGGCGCATGCGTTTGCCCATGCCAGCCATTGGAATAATTATTTTCATACGTTATTAATCGTCATTATTTGGAGCGGCAAAGGTAATGAAGAGATGGCTCTGTTCAAACTCAATTTCCAAAGCATACTTAATCTTCAGAATTGCTTTTTTCTTTATTTAACAGTCTGTAAATAGTGCTTTTACCGATGTTTAATTTTTCGGCAGCTTGAATAACATTACCATTGCATTGAGACAATACATGTAGGATGATTTTCTTCTCAAACTGCTCCATTGTGAGGTTTTGCGACAGAAGTTCTG encodes:
- a CDS encoding sugar phosphate nucleotidyltransferase, yielding MKIIIPMAGMGKRMRPHTLTVPKPLIPVAGKPIVQHLMEDIISVCPEKVDEIAFVVGRFGSQVEKTLTDIAASLGAKGTIHYQDEPLGTAHAILCAHSSLKGKVVVAFADTLFKSNAKIDSEKDGAIWVKQIEDPRQFGVVKVNSENIITDFVEKPAQFVSDLAIIGIYYFKDGENLKNELQYLIDNNIKDKGEFQLTNAMENMKNKGLKLVSGKVEEWLDCGNKDATTYTNGRMLNIKYPENYISPSAKITNSVINKPCFIADNAEIIGSIVGPGVSVGAKSKIENSVISQCIIQTNSNISDAIISNSMIGNYCVYKGKSDDLSMGDYSTRA
- a CDS encoding DUF4292 domain-containing protein, producing MSKFLQITLCVLMPMLVFNACKVTKKSEKPIVIKPITKLEEQAAETLLKNIVDSAFYGKWISGKATVNTNIEGDKNNFNVSLRICRDSAIWISVSPLLGIEAVRILLTQDTVRFLDRINKEYKVSGYKEINDLLFAGNLDFDIVQGILTGNLFVYKRNKFHSVYLEDQYYILSTLSKRKLKRSLEEKDPSKPVIQDFYVDGSNYRIMKLAIEDSRIQKSLITKYSGYSDTSAGFFPYHSVTNIKAEKNILVDIEYTKVSVEDTLEFPFNIPKSFKKAR
- a CDS encoding tetratricopeptide repeat protein, which encodes MNRFLSVHKVLVFLLIGVLATSCKTSQQTASAGKDTNLSEENKTKLMYFFVNANKEKILGNEGRALELFAECLKIDPRNDASLYEMAQLYANRKKYAEALNFAKSASSINPKNEWYKQLLAEIYQRTNQWNEAALIYQNLTLEFPQRIDFYYQWAYALVNASKLNDALKAFDKIESIVGPDKEITLRKEQIYLKQNKVDKAAEVLENYIVNNPESMDIYSLLYELYSVNNMPDKALSVIDRMKAVNPNEPRIYLNLADYYRNKGDKEKSFENLQKAFTNRDLDTDIKVKIISSYIPLLQRDSSMMLQCMELCKTLAETHPDEARAQAIYGDLLTMNKDYKQAVSFYRKALDLEKDNLNVWQQYVINLSELKDFRAMDTASAEAIGLFPNESSLYLLNGIAKSQLNLPAEAVTVLNQGVKLVVDNDQQLIQFYSNLGDCYNKTKEYSASDSSFDKALEIDPNEPFVLNNYAYYLSVRKEKLDQAEKMSKHSNELQPNQSSFLDTYGWILFQEGKYDEAKKWIEKAMENGGENSGTILEHYGDILFKLNQSEKAFEYWKKAKQSGDASGLLDQKIRDKKLYE